Proteins encoded in a region of the Hypomesus transpacificus isolate Combined female chromosome 17, fHypTra1, whole genome shotgun sequence genome:
- the ern1 gene encoding serine/threonine-protein kinase/endoribonuclease IRE1: MDWTVFSRGPWFIFTLLCCIDPLRMGFCQGSTVSLPESLLFVSTLDGNLHAVSKRSGSIKWTLKEDPVLQVPTHVAEPAFLPDPNDGSLYSLGGKNNEGLTKLPFTIPELVQASPCRSSDGILYMGKKQDLWYVVDLLTGEKQQTLTSSFAEMLCPSSSLLYLGRTEYTITMYDTKSRELRWNATYSDYASTLPDDETKYKNAHFVSNGDGLVVTVDSESGDVQWVQNYNSPVVAMYIWQREGLRKVAHTNVAVETLRYLTFMSGEVGRITQWKYPFPKEKKPKNKLMSTLYVGKYSTSLYASPSLVHDGVTVVPRGSTFPMLEGPSSREANEEECVITPSTSVKFNAALRERNRINFMRNHLLLIGHHETPLDAHNKILEKFPDSIPRHQGNVIPPTTEKTLEEKANESGREEGPPVRPHTAVQEQPPGGGGGGVGGRSSAKPEAPVDTMLKDMATIIFSTFLLAGWLAFVITYPKSVHKQQQLQHQEFQRQMEERLELLQKQQPFPPPSDLGLAPDTDYLEVARARFESSDHSSPNITPRASNHSNLSVSELGSSANEHDDGDEDINTVRVGNITFSPKNVLGHGAEGTIVYKGQFDNRSVAVKRILPECFSFADREVQLLRESDEHPNVIRYFCTERDRQFQYIAIELCAASLQEYVERKDFDRRGLEPVVLLHQTMSGLAHLHSLNIVHRDLKPHNILVSMPNAHGRVRAMISDFGLCKKLAVGRHSFSRRSGVPGTEGWIAPEVLSEDCKDNPTCTVDIFSAGCVFYYVVSQGSHPFGKSLQRQANILLGTYSLDQLQPDRHDDIVARHLIEQMLNMDPQRRPSVDSVLKHPFFWSLERELQFFQDVSDRIEKEPLDGPIVRQLERGGRAVVKGDWREHITVPLQTDLRKFRSYKGGSVRDLLRAMRNKKHHYRELPAEVQETLGSIPEEFVSYFTFRFPHLLLHTYLAMHTCALERPFLPYYPSSEQLSWARTPHIPPGPGMSVNLPCAKESAQTHTSPPSQSEEPVALFQPLPTSAPTQPLIATAPTQPLPTTAPTQPITAKALTEPLPATAHTQPLPTTASTQPLPATAPTQPLLATASTQPLPVTAPTQPLPTTAPTQLVPNTIPVETASFTSPEDRPMPTLPATSTPPEPHAQTVFPSLPAETPPTSAPSPVPEHVPPQTHTEPGPPMDPVTLKPEPL, from the exons GGTTTTTGCCAAGGCAGCACCGTATCCCTCCCTGAAAGTCTGCTGTTTGTGTCAACCCTGGACGGAAACCTGCATGCCGTGAGCAAGAGATCTGGCTCTATCAAATGGACGTTGAAAGAAG ATCCTGTTCTACAGGTCCCTACACATGTGGCAGA ACCAGCATTTCTGCCTGACCCCAATGATGGCAGCCTGTACTCTCTGGGGGGGAAGAACAACGAAGGGCTCACG AAACTGCCCTTCACCATACCGGAGCTGGTTCAGGCATCACCTTGTCGAAGCTCTGATGGAATCCTCTACATGG gtaaGAAGCAGGACCTGTGGTATGTGGTGGACCTGCTGACGGGAGAGAAGCAGCAGACGCTGACTTCATCGTTTGCAGAGATGCTGTGTCCCTCTTCATCGCTCCTGTACCTGGGACGCACCG AGTACACCATCACAATGTACGACACAAAGAGCAGAGAACTGCGCTGGAACGCCACCTACTCAGACTACGCCTCTACCCTGCCCGACGACGAAACCAAATACA AGAACGCCCACTTCGTGTCGAACGGGGACGGGCTGGTGGTGACGGTGGACAGTGAGTCGGGCGATGTGCAGTGGGTCCAGAACTACAACTCCCCCGTAGTGGCCATGTACATCTGGCAGCGTGAGGGCCTGCGCAAGGTGGCGCACACCAACGTCGCCGTGGAGACTCTGCGGTACCTGACCTTCATGTCCGGGGAAGTGGGACGTATCACGCAGTGGAAGTACCCCTTTCCCAAGGAGAAGAAGCCCAAGAACAAGCTTAT GTCCACTCTCTATGTGGGCAAATACTCCACCAGCCTGTATGCCTCGCCCTCCCTGGTTCATGATGGAGTCACAGTTGTG ccCCGTGGCAGCACATTCCCCATGCTGGAGGGGCCCAGCAGCCGGGAGGCGAACGAGGAAGAGTGTGTGATCACGCCCAGCACCAGTGTAAAGTTCAATGCCGCCCTGCGAGAACGCAACCGCATCAACTTCATGAGGAACCACCTGCTGCTCATAG gTCACCACGAGACACCTCTTGATGCTCATAACAAGATCTTGGAGAAATTTCCAGACAGCATCCCTCGACATCAGGGCAATGTCATCCCTCCCACCACCGAAAAAACATTAGAagag AAGGCGAATGAGAGCGGCCGAGAGGAGGGTCCCCCGGTCCGGCCCCACACCGCCGTCCAAGAGCAGCCCCCCggtgggggcggaggaggagtgggggggcgaTCGTCAGCCAAGCCTGAGGCCCCTGTGGACACCATGCTCAAAGACATGGCCACCATCAtcttctccaccttcctcctagctggctggctggccttcGTGATCACCTACCCAAAG AGCGTGCacaagcagcagcagctgcagcaccaGGAGTTCCAGaggcagatggaggagaggctggagctgCTCCAGAAGCAGCAGcccttccccccaccctccgACCTGGGCCTGGCCCCGGACACAGACTACCTGGAAGTGGCCCGCGCCCGCTTCGAAAGCTCCGACCACAGCAGCCCCAATATCACGCCCCGGGCCTCCAACCACTCCAACCTGTCTGTGTCCGAGCTGGGCAGCTCCGCCAACGAGCATGACGATGGAG ATGAGGACATCAACACAGTCCGTGTGGGAAATATCACGTTCAGCCCCAAAAATGTGCTGGGGCATGGTGCAGAGGGAACCATCGTGTACAA GGGTCAGTTTGATAACCGTTCGGTGGCGGTGAAGAGGATCCTGCCGGAGTGCTTCAGCTTCGCTGACCGAGAGGTGCAGCTGCTGCGCGAGTCAGACGAGCACCCCAACGTCATCCGCTACTTCTGCACCGAGCGAGACCGCCAGTTCCAGTACATCGCCATCGAGCTGTGCGCCGCCTCGCTGCAAGAG TATGTGGAGAGGAAGGACTTTGACCGGCGCGGACTGGAGCCCGTGGTGTTGCTGCACCAGACAATGTCAGGGCTGGCTCATCTGCACTCTCTCAACATAG tCCACCGGGACCTGAAGCCTCACAACATCCTTGTGTCCATGCCCAACGCACATGGCCGCGTGCGGGCCATGATCTCAGACTTCGGCCTGTGTAAGAAGCTGGCGGTGGGTCGGCACAGCTTCAGCAGAAGGTCGGGGGTCCCGGGCACGGAGGGCTGGATCGCACCGGAGGTTCTCAGTGAGGACTGCAAAGACAACCCT ACCTGTACTGTGGACATCTTCTCTGCCGGATGTGTGTTCTACTACGTGGTGTCCCAAGGCAGTCACCCGTTTGGCAAGTCCCTGCAGAGGCAAGCCAACATCCTGCTGGGGACCTACAGCTTGGACCAGCTGCAGCCTGACAGACATG ATGACATAGTGGCCAGACACCTGATAGAGCAGATGCTGAACATGGATCCACAGAGGAGGCCCTCAGTTGACAGTGTGCTCAAACACCCCTTCTTCTGGAGCCTGGAGAGGGAGCTGCAGTTCTTCCAG GACGTGAGTGACCGCATAGAGAAGGAGCCACTGGACGGACCAATTGTGAGGCAACTAGAGCGAGGGGGGCGGGCCGTGGTGAAAGGGGACTGGAGGGAACACATCACAGTGCCCCTTCAGACAG ATCTGCGTAAATTCCGGTCATACAAAGGCGGGTCAGTTCGAGATCTTCTCCGAGCCATGAGGAACAAG AAGCACCATTACAGAGAGCTGCCTGCAGAGGTCCAGGAGACCTTGGGCTCCATCCCTGAAGAATTTGTCTCCTACTTCACCTTCCGTTTCCCCCACCTTCTGCTGCACACCTACCTGGCAATGCACACCTGCGCCCTCGAGAGGCCCTTCCTGCCCTACTACCCCAGCTCAGAGCAGCTCTCTTGGGCACGGACTCCACACATACCTCCCGGACCAGGCATGTCAGTCAACCTTCCCTGCGCTAAAGAAtctgcgcaaacacacacgtccCCACCGTCACAGTCAGAAGAGCCTGTGGCTTTATTCCAGCCTCTACCCACTTCAGCCCCTACACAGCCTCTGATCGCTAcagcccccacacagcctctaccCACTACAGCCCCCACACAGCCTATAACCGCTAAAGCCCTCACAGAGCCTCTACCCGCTACAGCCCACACTCAGCCTCTACCTactacagcctccacacagcctctgcCGGCTACAGCCCCCACTCAGCCTCTACTGGCCactgcctccacacagcccctgcCGGTTAcagcccccacacagcctctaccCACTACAGCCCCCACACAGCTGGTGCCAAATACAATTCCAGTAGAGACAGCATCGTTCACCTCACCTGAAGACCGACCCATGCCTACTCTGCCAGCCACGTCCACACCTCCAGAGCCTCATGCACAGACAGTGTTTCCCTCCTTACCCGCAGAGACCCCTCCTACATCTGCGCCATCCCCAGTTCCAGAACATGTtcctccccaaacacacacggagCCAGGGCCTCCTATGGACCCAGTCACTCTGAAACCAGAGCCTTTGTGA